One part of the Rutidosis leptorrhynchoides isolate AG116_Rl617_1_P2 chromosome 1, CSIRO_AGI_Rlap_v1, whole genome shotgun sequence genome encodes these proteins:
- the LOC139901151 gene encoding uncharacterized protein: protein MDWAVAHGRGPDGLNIKFLSNIGKNIGKLSRRISCWQYIQFSNSGDFFRECNALFIIIVPKKPNLVSLNDYQPISLIGSYYKIIANLLSNWLRKVISNLVSYGENGFGAKWKHWILSCLNSPSISILINGLPTNEFKLERGVHQGDPLSPFIFMAEGVEKKKLKVWRVYVVVILELPFTYLELQVGVKMNKLVNWKLVLDKFRKRLRYWKARAMSFSGRLLLVPRVLKLCDINFFPKKSH from the exons ATGGATTGGGCCGTGGCACATGGGCGGGGTCCGGATGGCTTGAATATAAAATTTTTAAGCAATATTgggaaaaatattgggaaacttTCAAGGAGGATCTCATGTTGGCAATACATTCAATTTTCGAATTCAGGTGATTTCTTTAGGGAATGTAATGCTTTGTTTATTATTATCGTTCCTAAAAAACCGAATCTAGTGTCTCTAAATGACTACCAACCGATTAGTCTTATTGGTAGCTACTACAAGATTATTGCGAACCTTCTCTCAAATTGGCTCCGAAAAGTTATCTCAAACCTTGTCAG TTATGGAGAAAATGGGTTTGGTGCAAAATGGAAGCATTGGATTTTATCTTGTCTCAACTCACCAAGTATCTCAATCCTTATCAATGGCTTGCCTACAAATGAATTCAAACTTGAAAGAGGGGTTCATCAAGGTGATCCTCTTTCGCCTTTCATTTTCATGGCGGAAG GAGTGGAAAAAAAGAAGTTGAAGGTATGGCGAGTTTATGTGGTTGTAATACTGGAACTCCCCTTCACATACCTAGAGTTACAGGTTGGTGTTAAGATGAATAAATTAGTTAATTGGAAACTGGTGTTGGATAAATTTAGGAAAAGACTTAGGTATTGGAAAGCGCGTGCAATGTCTTTTAGTGGTCGTTTGCTCTTG GTCCCTCGAGTTTTGAAACTGTGTGACATAAATTTTTTTCCCAAAAAGAGTCATTGA